In a single window of the Magnolia sinica isolate HGM2019 chromosome 7, MsV1, whole genome shotgun sequence genome:
- the LOC131251631 gene encoding glutamate decarboxylase 1-like: MVLSKTASESDVSIHSTFASRYVRDSLPRFKMGENSIPKEAAYQIINDELMLDGNPRLNLASFVTTWMEPECDKLIMAAINKNYVDMDEYPVTTELQNRCVNIIAHLFNAPLGESETAVGVGTVGSSEAIMLAGLAFKRRWQNKRKAEGKPHDKPNIVTGANVQVCWEKFARYFEVELKEVKLSEGYYVMDPAKAVDMVDENTICVAAILGSTLNGEFEDVKLLNNLLVEKNKETGWDTPIHVDAASGGFIAPFLYPDLEWDFRLPLVKSINVSGHKYGLVYAGIGWVIWRSKEDLPEELIFHINYLGADQPTFTLNFSKGSSQVIAQYYQLIRLGFEGYRNIMENCQEQAMVLKEGLEKTGRFNIVSKDNGVPLVAFSLKDNTRHDEFEISEYLRRFGWIVPAYTMPPDAQHVTVLRVVVREDFSRTLAERLVIDIQKVLHELDHMPSKLTLTGTCEDGTAQGVKKTALETQREITTFWRKVVKDKKTSGVC; encoded by the exons ATGGTTCTCTCAAAGACCGCGTCCGAGTCAGATGTCTCCATCCACTCCACCTTTGCATCACGATACGTCCGAGACTCACTTCCCAG ATTCAAGATGGGGGAGAACTCAATACCGAAGGAGGCAGCGTATCAGATCATCAACGATGAGCTGATGTTGGATGGTAATCCACGGTTGAATTTGGCCTCTTTTGTGACTACGTGGATGGAACCTGAGTGCGATAAGCTGATCATGGCCGCGATTAACAAGAACTATGTGGACATGGACGAATATCCAGTCACCACCGAGCTCCAG aatcgGTGCGTGAACATCATTGCGCATCTCTTCAATGCCCCACTTGGGGAATCAGAGACCGCGGTCGGAGTGGGGACAGTCGGATCATCGGAAGCTATCATGTTGGCCGGATTGGCATTCAAGAGAAGATGGCAGAACAAGAGAAAGGCCGAGGGCAAGCCCCACGACAAGCCCAACATTGTTACCGGTGCCAACGTCCAG GTTTGCTGGGAGAAATTTGCTAGGTATTTCGAGGTGGAGTTGAAGGAAGTGAAGCTGAGTGAGGGTTACTATGTAATGGACCCTGCGAAAGCGGTGGACATGGTCGATGAGAACACCATTTGTGTCGCCGCAATCTTGGGTTCAACGCTCAATGGGGAATTCGAAGATGTGAAGCTGTTGAACAATCTCTTGGTGGAGAAGAACAAGGAAACGGG ATGGGACACTCCGATCCACGTCGACGCAGCGAGCGGTGGATTCATCGCGCCTTTCCTGTACCCCGATCTGGAATGGGATTTTCGCCTGCCATTGGTGAAGAGCATCAACGTAAGCGGACACAAGTACGGGCTGGTCTATGCCGGGATCGGATGGGTCATATGGAGGAGCAAGGAAGACTTACCTGAGGAACTCATCTTCCACATCAACTACCTTGGAGCTGATCAACCAACCTTCACTCTCAACTTCTCTAAGG GGTCAAGTCAGGTTATTGCCCAGTACTATCAACTGATCCGGTTAGGTTTTGAG GGGTACCGAAACATCATGGAGAACTGCCAGGAGCAGGCAATGGTGCTGAAAGAAGGCTTGGAGAAGACGGGCCGTTTTAACATCGTCTCCAAAGATAACGGCGTTCCGTTAGTCGCTTTCTCTCTCAAGGACAACACCCGACACGACGAGTTCGAGATATCGGAGTATCTGCGCCGTTTCGGTTGGATCGTGCCGGCCTACACGATGCCACCTGACGCCCAGCACGTGACGGTGCTACGTGTCGTCGTGCGAGAGGACTTCAGCCGCACGCTTGCGGAGCGGCTCGTGATCGATATCCAGAAGGTCTTGCACGAGCTTGATCACATGCCGTCTAAACTGACGTTAACTGGCACGTGCGAGGATGGGACTGCGCAGGGCGTTAAGAAGACGGCGTTAGAGACGCAGAGGGAGATTACGACCTTCTGGAGGAAAGTCGTAAAGGACAAGAAGACCAGCGGCGTATGTTAG